In Nymphaea colorata isolate Beijing-Zhang1983 chromosome 3, ASM883128v2, whole genome shotgun sequence, a genomic segment contains:
- the LOC116249578 gene encoding uncharacterized protein LOC116249578: MATTKVQRIMTQPINLIFRFLQSKARIQIWLFEQKDLRIEGRIIGFDEYMNLVLDDAEEVNIKKKTRKSLGRILLKGDSITLMMNTGK, from the exons ATGGCGACCACGAAGGTTCAAAGGATTATGACCCAGCCCATT AATCTCATCTTCAGGTTTCTACAGAGC AAAGCAAGGATCCAGATTTGGCTTTTCGAGCAAAAGGATCTCAGGATCGAGGGTCGGATTATT GGCTTTGATGAGTACATGAATTTAGTGCTGGATGATGCTGAAGAGgtcaacatcaagaagaagacgaggaagTCTTTGG GAAGGATTCTTTTGAAGGGAGACAGCATAACACTCATGATGAATAC GGGTAAATAA